catcaacaaaagtaacaaaatactttctgaatggactaactcaaagggggacgaaccccgtttattgactcgagacagtgtaggtaaacgatgatgtttggcaaattgacaaaactcacaatctagaatagacaaagaatgaaactgtagatataacttcttcaaagccgagagagaatgatgccccaaacgacaatgaacatcaaaaggtattaaacgcgtggagcataccagagattgaggagatcgaggtagttgctgataggggcgagcattcggtcggttcggttcaaaaccgaaccgaaccgaataaatcgaaaaccgaaattttagtgtttatgaaaaccgaaccgattttggtcagaaaccaaatcgaaccgaaccggtctgattcggttcggttcggtttcgatttttaataatttttttattttttacactttatttttaatattttaaaatttaattaaaatattttaatcttaatatgatttaatttctctatattattgaaaaaacatattattatcactaatcggttcggttcggttttttctgtttttttctgatcaaaatcgaaccgaacagaaataatcaaaatttctaaaattaaaaaccgaaccgaaccgaaatgtataaaaaaccgaactaaaattttaaatcggttcggttcggtcggttttttcggtttgaaccgaatactgctcacccctagttgctgatccaagacgtaaagaccctctgactcactccctctaccaataatctgcttcgtcgaaagatcctgaaaaacacaatgatcaggaaagaatgagacacaacaattcaatgcacgagtgagtttactcacggaaagcaaattaaatgcgaacttagggagaTATAACACAGAGAATACAAAAAGAtaaggggttaagttgacatgaccagaactCATGATAgaagatttagtgccatcagcaagagtaacataagaaggcgatgtatgagactcaagattagacaaaagggtagaattacctaACATATGATcagtagcaccagaatcaataacccatttggaggatgaagatacaagacatgcagtagagttacctgactcggcaattgcagtgatagaggaggaattagaggattttagagatgcctagtattggatgaattgtgcatactcatcagcagatatcaaaattccctgattggaagatccattcaatttgtgttccgtgattttagtcatcataggaatcacatcagttacggtggtggtTTTAACTTTAGCCATGaggacaaccaacccaaaacgatagcaacaaaagaaacacagaatcagaaaacagtacccggcgtgaacagtaccgatgaatagtaccacgtgaacagtgccgatgaacagtacccgaaTATGAATAGTACCtaaaacacctccacccaaTACCTGAACGGCAAACAAACCTCAGATCTAACAAGGAAATAATGTGGCAACTCTGGCGATagtgagatccaaatgttaccctttatgggtaatccaaatgaacagagccctaagtctctaaaaaattttaaaacttgacaaaagaaaaaattaaatctctacgagaatgcctttgataccatgtagaaatataatatttgttatatttcacaatagagattacaacctatttatacaagagagacggtatctaaacatgAAGGAAAATCaaacctatgattatacaatctctaagattaagcaactgacctaTCTATCAATATCTACTTCCTATATtatcatatttactttctataacttataacagttGTCACACCTGCTAAAAATCTAAGGAGTGGGAATTTATAAATTGAGCAAAGATTCAAACATGATATATAATAACTTAGCTCAGAATCATCAAATGGTTTATCATTTTGGGTCAGTGGAAAAAGGTAGGAAGTTATTAGGCCAGTTGGAGTTGTGCTGCTATATTTGTTATCTGTTGAAATGTGAGAGTCTAGTTTACATTAGAAGTTCTTCTATGCCTGAATATAGAAGATACTTGAAGGTGCATTGAATTTGTAGGTAGAACCAATGAAATTGAAATCGTTTCTCTGGTGGCTAGTTTGTGAATCCGTAGATTTATATAGATCGAGCAGGGGCTTTGTTGACGCAAATAACAATGAAGCTTTCTTTTCTGAAAATGATAGTGATTTTGTAAGCTTCATTTAAACTAGTTAACATTGACCACATTTTTgtctcaaaaaagaaaaatttgtaGCAGTTTTACTTTCATTCGAAGAATCTTTCTGATTGCACATTTTATTTGTTGGAGTCTTTTGAATGCTAATGAGTGCTATCTTTCTGCCACAGGATATGGAGATATACATGCTGTCAACCTGAGGGAAATGATATTTGTAATGGTATACGTGTCCTTTGATATGGTTCTGGGTGCTTATCTGATTGGCAATATGACAGCGCTAATTGTAAAAGGATCAAAGACAGAAAAGTTCAGGGATAAAATGAAAGATCTTATCAATTATATGAACAAAAATAGACTTGGAAAGGACATCCGTAACCAGATCAAAGGCCATTTTCGCTTACAGTATGAGAGTAGCTACACTGAAGCTTCTGTTCTTCAGGATATTCCTATCTCTATTCGTGCAAAGGTAAATACACCACATAAAGGTGATTCTGTTTTTCAAATTGCTCTAATTATGATGTATAAGAATTCAAAATCTGCTCTAATGTGTATAAACACAGAGCTAATAGTAAGTCACCAATACGTGTCTATAAGTAGTACTTATCATGATTTTAACATATATGATATTTTTGGATTAATTGATTGTATACATGTGGGTGAGACTTATCATATAGGAAATTTAGGCTTATCATTATGTATTGCCTCTTTTGCAGATTTCCCAAACTTTATACATGCCATATATCGAAAATGTTCCACTGTTCAAAGGATGCTCTGGAGAATTTATCAATCAGATTGTAAGTCACTTGCTCATTCATTGTGCCATCACGTTTGACAGATTATAGATAAGTAACATCAAATTAAAGATCCAATGTGTAGGAATTATGGAAAAAGTGAAGCTCTATTACTTCATCTGGTTTAAATCCACTGTGGGTTTCATTGGCAATGCATAATGCCATTACAAGCTAGGGTAATGCCATCACAATAAACCCAAATTGTAAATTTGTAATGACTATTGGGGTTTTTTGtacttaataatataaataaggatagccttgaaaaaaaataaacttatttaattatttttttaaatgacaaTTGAAGTGATACAATATCTTTTTTGAATATCACATGAAATAGAGATGGAGTAGTCATAGTGAATGGTTCTTGGTTCATAAAGTAGGTCCCAATCAAAGTTATGTTGCCTGGGTTAAGCGAAAATTGACCATTCTTGTCTGTCAAATGAGACAGCCTCTGATAAGTCCAAAGTCACCTGTTATCCTCTTGTGTCAATTCACGTCTTTATGAATCTTCCTCTTTCTCTATTACTGCTTTCTACTTGTAAGTTGTGACAAGTCACTTTTTATGTACTGGTGCGTTCCTAGGCCTACCTCGTTCATATGCAAACCATTGTTAATCAATCCCACTCTGTCATCAAATTGTACAACTTCTAGCTTTTTCTGGATAGTTTGTTCTGTGTTCTATGCTTTCTTGCATGGCTGGGTATCCATTGGGGCATCCTAATCCCCTTTACACAtatattcattttctttttattggtGCAGGTCATTAGGCTCCATGAGGAGTTTTTTCTCCCAGGAGAAGTCATCATGGAGCACGGAAACGTTGTAGATCAACTTTATTTCGTCTGCCATGGCGTGCTGGTACGATTCCATTTGCTATTCTCATGTTGCCCCATTATCTAATAAAATTGATGGAATGTATCTAATAAAATTGATGGAATGTCTATATTCTCCAGAAATTTGTGGTACACTGCTTCTGTATCCCGTTACTCCTTGTGGATAATATTATGTTAAAAAGCTAAAATAATGATATCTTCGCAAGAATTCTGCTTGGCATTGAATTATCACACATATGCACACATTTTCCTATGGatgtaattattaaaattttcagcaGTTAATTGCCATTTTTCAAGATGGTGCTTTGGTAGAATGTATTTCCAATGTATGCTGGTGAGGAGAATTTTATACTTGTGCAATTTTACATCTTATAGTGCGTTTGTCATCAGATATCCCTTGAAACAATTTGTGACAAGTTAAACTCCACGGTTTCTGGTTATACGAAATTGTTTCATTTCTGAGCAGTTCCTGTCGAGAATAGATATTAGTTTCTTCAGTATAGGGATTTATGTAGCCATTTCCCCCTTCTGGGTGCAGGAGGTAGTTGGAAGTGGGGGAGATGGATCAGAAGAGACTGTCTCGCTTCTACAACCTAACAGCTCATTTGGAGAAATATCGATTCTCTGCAACATTCCTCAGCCGTATACCATTCGTGTTTGTGAATTAAGCCGGCTTCTACGGCTTGACAAACAATCTTTCTCAAATATACTTGAGATATACTTTTATGATGGACGTAAAATCTTGAACAACATTTTAGAGGTATCTAACCTGTAATTATGTACAATTATTTGGTGAAAATTATTTtccctttttattctttttttctcttcaaCCATCATGTCAGAATATTGTACATGGGCCAATCTacaattttttcaaaaagaaaaaaaagtttagaTGTATACTTGACAAATTATATGCTAAACTAGAAATATCTGACAGGGAAAAGAAAGCAGCCTTCGAGACAAGCAACTAGAATCAGACATTGCATTTCACATTGGAAAGCAAGAAGCTGAACTTGCTTTGAGGGTGAATAGCGCAGCTTATCATGGAGATCTTTATGAGCTAAAGAGTTTTGTCCGAGCAGGAGCTGATCCCAACAGAACAGATTATGATGGGAGATCACCCTTGGTATGATGTACTGGTGAATTATACACATTTATACATCTATACGTCCATATTAATCTATGTCCATCTCGTAGCTTGTGCATTTTCCTTTTCCCTGTGATGTCACTTTGTCTTTGAAAATATATCTAATTAACTAGGAAACTCATTTAACATGCTTCTGTTAATATGTATCGTTGCTCTTGATATGATGAAGAGTTAAACAGCAGATATCGTCTTCACGCTCTTTGATTGGATGGAACCATAGTGCTCTTCCTTTACCCTAAAATAATACCATGTCTGGCAGGGATTATTGGACATGTTTATGACTCCTTGACagtaatgttttaaattagtGGAAATCTATAAAATTTTGGAAAATAAGCAGCCTAACAACCCAACGGACTATTTTCCAAGTAAACATATATTTTTAAGGACTGGACTTCAATTATAGTGCTGTGACCGTATAACCACCGTTTCAAGCCCAGAACATACAGGCTGAACCTGGTCTTGATGTCATTGATCAAGTTAGCATTAGAAAACCCTGCAATACTGTCTTTTacttataacttattttttatttgcctTATCTTCTTTTGCATCCATCCTGGTTCCTCCATTGATGAGGAAATTCATATTCTCCAAAAGGTAAAGGAAGAGAAATAATTGCTTAAATCTATCTAAAATTAGCATTCGTTTTGATCAGCATCTTGCAGCATCAAGAGGTTACGAAGACATCAcacttttccttattcaagaaagAGTTGATATTAACATCAAAGGTAATGCTCTTCTCCTTGGCAGTTTTGTTTCAGTAACGTATTGACCATGTTGTAATGATAAACTGTGTTGGGGTAGATAAATTTGGAAATACGCCCTTACTAGAAGCCGTCAAGTATGGACATGATCAGGTTGCTTCTTTACTTGTTAAAGAAGGGGCTGACTTAAGCGTGGATGATGCTGGTagtttcctttgtttgattGTTTCAAAGGGGGATTCTGATCTTCTCAAAAGGATTTTATCCAATGGAATTGATCCAAACTCCAAGGATTATGATCACCGAACCCCACTTCATGTAGCAGCCTCAGAAGGAATCTATATTATGGCAAAGTTGCTGTTAGAAGCTGGAGCCAGTGTTTTCTCAAAAGACAGGTAGATTTTcagtaattttaattgttatatgGAAAAAGCAGTATTATTTTTGCCCATTTACTTGGTTCTTCTTTCAGATCAATAAATATGAACCCTAACTAGAAATGAATGAGGccagtttttattattttaggatGTGAATGAAGCCAAGAAATTGGGCTCAAATATTATTAGTGGGTCTTTTTTAGTAGCTGAATAAACAAATTTGACTTAAGCTGGGTCTTTACTTTGCAGTTTAATGCAAAAACAATTGATATACtaaaatgatgtttgagcaGAACCATCGTTAAACAATTTCACTTGAATTATCAAAATCTCTTCCCAATTAATGGTTAGACTATTCTGATAACCAAACTGTTTCATTGCTGTATCAACTCTTCAGATGGGGGAAAACTCCTCTTGATGAAGGCCGGATGTCTGGAAACAAGAATTTGATCAAACTATTGGAAGATGCAAAATCTGCTCAACTATCAGAATTCTCTTGTAACTCTGAAATTACAGGTATTGCCATGATTCTTACTGGATTCATCTCACTGGCGGAAACTGAAATTTTCCTGATACTATAACCAGAAAGTTAAAAGAGTTCTCAAATTACTTGGTTTGCTTGGGGGATATATTTGGCTGAAAGATATAAAGAAATTGAAATCGAGTTAAAAATCATTGTGCTTTTCTATATGCAAATTGTTTCATTTAGGGGAAGAAGGGTGTTCAGTGGTGGTTATATTATCATCCCTATGTTACTAGACTAGAAGCATGAATAGGAATAAGTGATTTGCtgaatacaattttttttcttataaaatgttACTGGAATAGAACTTTTCATGCTAAGATGGATAAGATTATTCTACAACCTTGTTTCTAATGGTTCATAGACACCTTGCAATAACACAATTTCTACTGCCAACTACAGATAAAATACACAGAAGGAAGTGCACTATATTCCCTTTCCATCCATGGGGTCCCAAAGAACATAAAAGACCTGGGATAGTGTTATGGGTTCCAGAGACCATGGAAGAACTAATAAAGACAGCAGCAGAGCAGCTTCAGCTTCCATATGATTCTTGTATACTAACAGAAGATGCAGGTAAAATTCTTGATACAAACATGATTGATGATGGTGGGAAGTTGTATTTAGTCAGCGAAACTCGATGATTAAGGATTTTCATGTTGTTGTATGGTATTTTGGCTTGGTTTTTTGTATCCAAATTCCATATAAATCAGCTTCTCTGCATATACAAAGCTATGTCATTGTTTAATACTGAGGCATTGTAAATGCAGCAGTTTTCAAAGCCATGCTCCGAAGTCCGAAGCAAGTTTTGTATTATTAGTTTGGATCAATCCTAAGTAACCATCATGTATGCTCTCATccatcactctctctctctctctcttccaaACTCAATAAGTGATGATAATTTTACGTGAATATCACAGATTCCTACTAAAACTTTATTTCAACTATCCTACCTTATCAGCTATGAAATAGCAGGAATTTGATCTAAATTTATTGTAAGGATTAGTCAGTAGTTAATATGATCAAAACCCATCTACAGACTTTGAAATATCTACAAGAAACAAGAAACTATATAATAACATAGCAGCACCATGCATGATTAGTAGCAGAAATTCGTAATCAAGCTCCACGGATACACTGGATTTGTTGGAAATGCTTCTGGGCTCCTCTGTTATTAGCTGCTGCTCCATCATTTTCCTCATCATCCTCCACCATTATAGTTGCAGAACTTGACGTTGACTCGTAAGAAAAGAACAAATGAAGTAGAGTTCCCATCACACAACCCAGTATGGGAAGAGAGGAACACATCACCATGGCCTGTCTCATATTCATCATGTAATTAGATTGATTTGGATTATGGCAGATGAAAGAAAATCGCTTGAAAATGTGATCAAAGATAATGGTAGAATAATGCGTTGCGTGGTTATCAAGTCCAAGAATGAAGCAACGAGTTTCCAAAAGGTCAAGCGCACGAGAACTGAAACTGACAAACTGATAATGACCCCATTGAACAAATTATTAGCATCTCCTTTTGCCTCGTGTAGGTGATGGGAAATTTCTAAGAATCAAGACGTGGTCATTTCCCATTTGTTGCtcttgaacttttttttttttttttttgaaatggactCTTGAACCTATTATAAATGTGAATTGCTTTAATAATGGTGGAATTATTTAATGTATATTGGACTCACTTGATAATTATGATTATTCACGAGAGAAATTAACTATATTAtctttttcaaagaaaaaaaaa
The Manihot esculenta cultivar AM560-2 chromosome 1, M.esculenta_v8, whole genome shotgun sequence genome window above contains:
- the LOC110619342 gene encoding potassium channel SKOR isoform X1 produces the protein MGGDRERDIRNRKKEDEQKESEYEIEDVSDAIDSYRGSGFNHIENELGLEAGARRKFSRDSVINGIRYVSRGLFIHPESRWYRAWTKFILIWAIYSSFFTPLEFGFFRGLPENLSILDIVGQIAFLFDIILQFFIAYRDSQTYCMVYKRTPIALRYLKSHFFIDLLGCLPWDIIYKACGRKEEVRYLLWIRLSRVRKVTDFFQKMEKDIRINYLFTRIIKLTAVELYCTHTAACTFYYLATTLPSSEEGYTWIGSLKMGDYSYSHFREIDIWKRYVTSLYFAVVTMATVGYGDIHAVNLREMIFVMVYVSFDMVLGAYLIGNMTALIVKGSKTEKFRDKMKDLINYMNKNRLGKDIRNQIKGHFRLQYESSYTEASVLQDIPISIRAKISQTLYMPYIENVPLFKGCSGEFINQIVIRLHEEFFLPGEVIMEHGNVVDQLYFVCHGVLEVVGSGGDGSEETVSLLQPNSSFGEISILCNIPQPYTIRVCELSRLLRLDKQSFSNILEIYFYDGRKILNNILEGKESSLRDKQLESDIAFHIGKQEAELALRVNSAAYHGDLYELKSFVRAGADPNRTDYDGRSPLHLAASRGYEDITLFLIQERVDINIKDKFGNTPLLEAVKYGHDQVASLLVKEGADLSVDDAGSFLCLIVSKGDSDLLKRILSNGIDPNSKDYDHRTPLHVAASEGIYIMAKLLLEAGASVFSKDRWGKTPLDEGRMSGNKNLIKLLEDAKSAQLSEFSCNSEITDKIHRRKCTIFPFHPWGPKEHKRPGIVLWVPETMEELIKTAAEQLQLPYDSCILTEDAGKILDTNMIDDGGKLYLVSETR
- the LOC110619342 gene encoding potassium channel SKOR isoform X3; amino-acid sequence: MGGDRERDIRNRKKEDEQKESEYEIEDVSDAIDSYRGSGFNHIENELGLEAGARRKFSRDSVINGIRYVSRGLFIHPESRWYRAWTKFILIWAIYSSFFTPLEFGFFRGLPENLSILDIVGQIAFLFDIILQFFIAYRDSQTYCMVYKRTPIALRYLKSHFFIDLLGCLPWDIIYKACGRKEEVRYLLWIRLSRVRKVTDFFQKMEKDIRINYLFTRIIKLTAVELYCTHTAACTFYYLATTLPSSEEGYTWIGSLKMGDYSYSHFREIDIWKRYVTSLYFAVVTMATVGYGDIHAVNLREMIFVMVYVSFDMVLGAYLIGNMTALIVKGSKTEKFRDKMKDLINYMNKNRLGKDIRNQIKGHFRLQYESSYTEASVLQDIPISIRAKISQTLYMPYIENVPLFKGCSGEFINQIVIRLHEEFFLPGEVIMEHGNVVDQLYFVCHGVLEVVGSGGDGSEETVSLLQPNSSFGEISILCNIPQPYTIRVCELSRLLRLDKQSFSNILEIYFYDGRKILNNILEGKESSLRDKQLESDIAFHIGKQEAELALRVNSAAYHGDLYELKSFVRAGADPNRTDYDGRSPLHLAASRGYEDITLFLIQERVDINIKDKFGNTPLLEAVKYGHDQVASLLVKEGADLSVDDAGSFLCLIVSKGDSDLLKRILSNGIDPNSKDYDHRTPLHVAASEGIYIMAKLLLEAGASVFSKDR
- the LOC110619342 gene encoding potassium channel GORK isoform X2; amino-acid sequence: MGGDRERDIRNRKKEDEQKESEYEIEDVSDAIDSYRGSGFNHIENELGLEAGARRKFSRDSVINGIRYVSRGLFIHPESRWYRAWTKFILIWAIYSSFFTPLEFGFFRGLPENLSILDIVGQIAFLFDIILQFFIAYRDSQTYCMVYKRTPIALRYLKSHFFIDLLGCLPWDIIYKACGRKEEVRYLLWIRLSRVRKVTDFFQKMEKDIRINYLFTRIIKLTAVELYCTHTAACTFYYLATTLPSSEEGYTWIGSLKMGDYSYSHFREIDIWKRYVTSLYFAVVTMATVGYGDIHAVNLREMIFVMVYVSFDMVLGAYLIGNMTALIVKGSKTEKFRDKMKDLINYMNKNRLGKDIRNQIKGHFRLQYESSYTEASVLQDIPISIRAKISQTLYMPYIENVPLFKGCSGEFINQIVIRLHEEFFLPGEVIMEHGNVVDQLYFVCHGVLGKESSLRDKQLESDIAFHIGKQEAELALRVNSAAYHGDLYELKSFVRAGADPNRTDYDGRSPLHLAASRGYEDITLFLIQERVDINIKDKFGNTPLLEAVKYGHDQVASLLVKEGADLSVDDAGSFLCLIVSKGDSDLLKRILSNGIDPNSKDYDHRTPLHVAASEGIYIMAKLLLEAGASVFSKDRWGKTPLDEGRMSGNKNLIKLLEDAKSAQLSEFSCNSEITDKIHRRKCTIFPFHPWGPKEHKRPGIVLWVPETMEELIKTAAEQLQLPYDSCILTEDAGKILDTNMIDDGGKLYLVSETR